In the genome of Chryseobacterium arthrosphaerae, one region contains:
- a CDS encoding phosphatidylinositol-specific phospholipase C domain-containing protein, with amino-acid sequence MKKYIYSAAFCMTALLQAQDQCRNPKINQLQIVGTHNSYAQPADPKVLELVSPIIKGMMQKYDSMMSEEQKEKFKEYHPNGMDMKEGLNYNHPDFAEQLDANLRGLEIDVYYDPDGKRFSNPASYRILKGKGVTDLAPFNTKGLDQPGFKVLHMADIDFRTHYPTLKDALTALKTWSDQHPDHTPIFMMIEAKDSGFPILENSTKVLPFDKKAYDDLDAEIVKYLGKDKIITPKDVQGTYKTLKDAVTHHNWPTLNESKGKFIFMLLPGSAGTLSSKNNPYLINGSLKERLMFLNSEPDDSFAGFILRDNAIVRQKEIQDLVKQGYMVRTRSDIETYEAKVNDSTRAKAAFSSGAQVISTDFFRPGNTYGTPYFVQPPQGKDYLNNPVNTSCK; translated from the coding sequence ATGAAAAAGTATATATACAGTGCTGCATTCTGTATGACAGCATTATTACAGGCACAGGATCAATGCAGGAATCCGAAGATCAACCAACTGCAGATCGTAGGAACCCACAATTCTTACGCACAGCCTGCAGATCCTAAAGTGTTGGAGCTGGTATCCCCTATCATCAAAGGTATGATGCAGAAATACGACAGCATGATGTCTGAGGAACAAAAAGAAAAGTTCAAGGAATATCATCCTAACGGAATGGACATGAAAGAAGGGCTGAATTATAATCATCCCGATTTTGCAGAACAGCTCGACGCCAATCTCAGAGGACTGGAAATAGATGTTTATTATGACCCTGACGGGAAAAGATTCAGTAATCCTGCAAGTTACCGGATTTTAAAAGGAAAAGGGGTGACTGATCTGGCTCCTTTTAATACAAAAGGACTGGATCAGCCGGGTTTCAAAGTACTGCATATGGCTGATATTGATTTCAGGACCCATTACCCTACCTTAAAAGATGCACTTACTGCCCTTAAAACCTGGTCTGATCAGCATCCGGATCATACACCAATTTTTATGATGATCGAAGCAAAGGATTCCGGTTTCCCGATCCTTGAAAACAGTACGAAGGTTTTACCGTTCGATAAAAAGGCTTATGACGACCTGGACGCAGAAATTGTAAAATACCTTGGTAAAGATAAGATCATCACTCCAAAGGACGTTCAGGGTACATACAAAACGCTCAAAGACGCCGTAACTCATCATAACTGGCCAACGCTTAACGAAAGTAAGGGCAAATTTATCTTTATGCTGCTTCCCGGAAGTGCAGGAACTTTATCTTCCAAAAACAACCCTTACCTGATCAATGGTTCATTAAAGGAAAGGCTTATGTTTCTGAACAGTGAACCCGATGATTCTTTTGCCGGATTCATACTGCGGGATAATGCGATTGTAAGGCAGAAAGAAATCCAGGATCTCGTAAAACAGGGCTATATGGTAAGAACAAGATCAGATATCGAAACGTATGAGGCTAAAGTCAATGATTCCACAAGAGCTAAAGCAGCGTTCAGCAGCGGTGCGCAGGTGATCTCCACCGATTTTTTCCGTCCGGGAAACACCTATGGAACGCCTTATTTTGTACAGCCACCTCAGGGAAAGGATTATCTTAATAACCCGGTCAATACTTCATGTAAATAA